In Arachis hypogaea cultivar Tifrunner chromosome 17, arahy.Tifrunner.gnm2.J5K5, whole genome shotgun sequence, a single window of DNA contains:
- the LOC112763714 gene encoding uncharacterized protein — protein sequence MAKQKDVAQIYCGWEESYNKVPRLLQALQSYYPGTICEFRAVPYYDGHLMVHDCSMFDKVFWVFPAYVEAFKHCNPFVSIDGTLYGKYCGVLLIAVAQDGNSNILHVAFAIVESETTESWSFFLTNLRQHVAHRMAY from the coding sequence ATGGCGAAGCAAAAGGATGTTGCACAAATATATTGTGGGTGGGAGGAGTCATACAATAAGGTGCCGAGATTGCTGCAAGCACTGCAGAGTTATTATCCTGGAACGATATGTGAGTTCAGGGCTGTACCGTACTATGATGGGCACCTTATGGTGCATGACTGTAGCATGTTTGATAAAGTATTTTGGGTCTTCCCTGCTTATGTGGAGGCTTTCAAGCATTGCAATCCGTTCGTCTCTATCGACGGCACGCTGTATGGTAAATATTGTGGTGTTTTGCTTATTGCAGTGGCACAAGACGGTAACAGTAATATCCTTCATGTAGCCTTTGCAATTGTTGAGTCTGAGACCACAGAGTCCTGGTCTTTCTTCCTCACCAATCTGAGACAACATGTGGCCCACAGGATGGCCTATTAA